ATCCAGCATGGCCTCCCCGAGGAGCTGGCCCTGGATCTGATCCGGTTGACGCTGATTGCGGTCACGCTTTCGATTCTCGTTCACGGCACCAGCGTCAAGCCGCTGATGAGCTGGTTTTTGCGTTACCGCAGGCATCAGAGCCTGCGAAAAAATCGACGGATGTAGCGAGGGCGTCGTTTTTCGAGCGAAACAACGCGCGCTACGTGAAAACAAGGGAGTTTGGTAGACCAAGTGACCGCCATTTTCACGTAGTGCAACGCCGTTGCAGCCGAAAAACGACGTCCGCAGTAGGTCGACGGTTTTTTCACAGGCTCTCAGCCGAGAGACAACAGGACCGGACCCGATCAATCAACTGAATCTAAAACAGAACGCACCGACAAATGAGGTATTTAATGGCACGCACGCAGTACTCGTAGAGACTGCCTGCTTCGGGCGAGCCATGGCGTCGCATGGAACAGCGCCATTTTGTCACCAATCCGTTTCTATGTTTTTTCAATACGCCGCCAGTTGATGTAACTTATTAACAAAGAACTTCTCGCTCCACAGCGTCAGGCTCTTCTGTTCGACCGGCTTCAGGAAGCGTTCAACATCTTCGGCGGCATCCAGCCAGTTAATCGCTGCGATTTTTTCGCCCAAGGTTTTCACCAGCCATTCCCGATCCACATTCAAATTTTGCCCCTGCCACGGCCCATACTGAAACAGCGCATTCTTCAGCAGCTCCAGCTTGGGAGTAATCCCCTGCGCCACATACCAGTTAAAGTCATACCAATCGCGTCCTTTGATGTAAGGGCGACATAACAGGGCATGTGTTTTCAGGGCAAAATTACTGCCCAGGTCCTGATGGCAAACCTCATAATCGACCGGGAAATCAAGATAGGTAAATTCAAAACCAGACCCTCTCGGCGGATTGGCATCAATCTCCAACTTGATTGTCAGTTTCTTGCCACGCTGATTATTAAAAAAACTCAAATTCAATTGATTGGCGATGGAGGTATCCTTGATCAACGCCGCCTTGACATGTTGATCCATGTGCTGCCTGTCCAGCACCTCCGGCGCAATACCAAACTCTTCACAGGTCTTCGCAATATTCTCCAGATAGGGTTGCCACCTGAAACCCGGATTCGGCTCGCGCAAGATAAAATCGATATCCTCCGAGAACCGGTTCAGGCCATGCAAAATCCGTAAACTCGTCCCGCCCTGAAAGGCCGCCACTTCAAAAAAATCCGCGCGCCACAAGGCGAACAAAATAATCTCCTGCACAATCTCCTTGAGCGCATTTTCTTCCTCAATGAGGCTGGCCGCTTTGTATTCCGCCAAGCGCTTTTGAATCAGGTCAATCATAATCCCAACGACCTTTGCAGTTCTGAAAGGAACGCCTGCTCCCTTTTGCCTTTGTAGACATCCAACAACCTCGTGATATCCAACGATGTCACGGTACGCAGTTGCTGCTCATCGATGCGCATGCCACGCGTTAAAAAATCCAGCCCCTGCCAGGCAAGCTTGCGCAAGTACACCAGGTCCATCAAGGCCCGCAGCGGCTCCGCAATCAACGCCACCTGCTGCTGTAACTCATGCCGCGCAACCGATTGCAGGAAGTAGCCGGTGTTAGTCGTCATGCGCCGAAACTCAAATTTGCCCAGGCGCTCATGTTCGTAGCTCACCGACTTACCCTTGGGCACCACACTCAAAACCACGTGTACCGCCTCCGGAATCCAGCCATGGAAACTCAGTGCCGACTCCCCGCTCACGTAACTGCCAGGTTCCAAATGCTGCGCCAGGGCAAAGGGGTGTACCGGCTTATCGCGCAATTCATCTGCCAGCACATAAATACCCCGTTTCACCCTGACCAGATCGCCCGCCTTCAAGGCGCGATTCACCAGCCCGTAGCGGCTCTCGTCACTGCCGCCCAGCAGGCGTGCCAGTTGCCGGTCATTTAAGACATGATTGGCCTGCCCCTGGTTAATAAGCTGTTTGGCTAACGGTGTCACGGTGGTCTTCCTATAGGTCGTCTATGCAGTATTTGACCCAACTATACAATAATTTCCAGATACTTCCACTATTTGGAAGTATTATGAGAAATGTTTTATAAATATGTTTACAGTAGACCATCTACTGCACTTGACTTCTGCCTGGATAGAGATAAAATTGCCAGTGTTCACCAGTAGCCACTCTACTAGAGAGTCCCCACTGGTTCAGTATCATATTTATACGGGTCGAGAT
This DNA window, taken from Gammaproteobacteria bacterium, encodes the following:
- a CDS encoding nucleotidyl transferase AbiEii/AbiGii toxin family protein, which gives rise to MIDLIQKRLAEYKAASLIEEENALKEIVQEIILFALWRADFFEVAAFQGGTSLRILHGLNRFSEDIDFILREPNPGFRWQPYLENIAKTCEEFGIAPEVLDRQHMDQHVKAALIKDTSIANQLNLSFFNNQRGKKLTIKLEIDANPPRGSGFEFTYLDFPVDYEVCHQDLGSNFALKTHALLCRPYIKGRDWYDFNWYVAQGITPKLELLKNALFQYGPWQGQNLNVDREWLVKTLGEKIAAINWLDAAEDVERFLKPVEQKSLTLWSEKFFVNKLHQLAAY
- a CDS encoding type IV toxin-antitoxin system AbiEi family antitoxin domain-containing protein, which gives rise to MTPLAKQLINQGQANHVLNDRQLARLLGGSDESRYGLVNRALKAGDLVRVKRGIYVLADELRDKPVHPFALAQHLEPGSYVSGESALSFHGWIPEAVHVVLSVVPKGKSVSYEHERLGKFEFRRMTTNTGYFLQSVARHELQQQVALIAEPLRALMDLVYLRKLAWQGLDFLTRGMRIDEQQLRTVTSLDITRLLDVYKGKREQAFLSELQRSLGL